The Acetobacter oryzoeni genome includes a region encoding these proteins:
- a CDS encoding IS5 family transposase (programmed frameshift): MSDVFMLSERQMERIEPFFLLAHGVPRVDDRRVLSGIVYVIRNGLQWKDAPKAYGPHKTLYNRFIRWSRLGVFDRIFVALTEQAGRSKRLMIDATHLKAHRTSASLLKKGLFPRHIGRTKGGLNSKLHAVCDDHGRPVRLHLTAGQVSDFKGADVLLADLPDETEEVIGDRGYDSNQIRLSLAERNITACIPSKKNRKSKPPYNWHLYKKRHLIENMFAKLKDWRRVATRYDRWAHTFMSAIHIAASFIFYLKE; encoded by the exons GTGAGTGATGTGTTTATGCTGTCTGAGCGCCAGATGGAGCGGATTGAGCCTTTTTTTCTTCTGGCGCACGGCGTGCCACGCGTGGATGACCGGCGTGTTCTGAGCGGGATCGTTTATGTCATCCGCAACGGCCTTCAATGGAAGGATGCCCCGAAAGCGTATGGTCCGCACAAGACTTTGTATAATCGCTTTATCCGGTGGAGCCGCCTCGGTGTTTTTGACAGGATCTTTGTCGCCCTGACAGAACAGGCTGGCCGTTCGAAGCGTCTGATGATTGATGCAACACACCTCAAGGCACACCGGACATCGGCGTCCCTGCTCAAAAAGGGGCTTT TTCCCCGCCATATCGGACGGACAAAAGGCGGCCTGAACTCAAAGCTTCACGCCGTGTGCGATGATCATGGCCGACCGGTCCGTCTACATCTGACTGCGGGGCAGGTCAGTGACTTCAAAGGCGCTGATGTTCTGCTGGCTGACCTTCCCGATGAAACAGAAGAAGTCATCGGCGACAGAGGCTACGACAGCAACCAGATCAGGTTATCGCTTGCAGAACGCAATATCACAGCCTGTATTCCGTCGAAGAAGAACCGGAAATCAAAGCCACCTTACAATTGGCATCTGTATAAAAAGCGCCATCTGATCGAAAACATGTTCGCAAAGCTGAAAGACTGGCGACGTGTTGCGACCAGATACGACCGCTGGGCTCATACATTCATGTCCGCAATCCACATTGCAGCAAGCTTCATCTTCTATCTTAAAGAATGA
- a CDS encoding TonB-dependent receptor yields MITLINRCRVPTWAWGIAAVCAASTISAALAQTAAAQVSASKSNTASGSAVVTLPRLDISTDEEEETSLSDAPLTASSPDASSQRMSRLSSPDVSSLFRNQPGFSSYGGGRLANLPVLNGMADDRVATIVDGVRISPACPNHMNPTLSYIDPDSVQTATSIAGLTPVSSGGDSLGGTIDVERADPRFARKGKILVTGRVRGTYRSNGGAYGASGSVTVANHLLSISYTGSYDQSGNYRGGAGMGTVHSTNYLTYNHAVTVGLHKDNHLVAITVGQQDTPREGFANQYMDMTNNRSTFVNGKYTGSFDWGTFEARGYWQRITHAMNMLADKGGHSATTGMPMNNDSRLAGYSLKATIPLGHFHTLKLGSGFDHVGLNDWWPPLQGSMMMGPDTYHNINNGHRDRLGHYAEWEAHWTPRVSTLLGFRNDLIMMNTGAVAPYSWTGMMNIKDAMAARAFNAHNRGRTDVNFDVTAMARWKVTDSFTLEGGYARKSRAPNLYERYAWGRGTMSSSMIGWFGDGNGYVGNMDLKSEIANTASVTLDWHDPTAANRWGLTVQPYYSYVHNYINVVQLSTFSNGHHLLQFANHNAQTYGINASGHYTLWDTAKYGKGEVTGVLNWVRGQDEVTHSGLYHMMPLNGTVAVHETVGHWTGRVEMNFVKPKDTVDWLRGEPRTAGYALLNLGGSYTWKMLTLDAGIDNVLNQPYYLPLGGLSLGDTRYIGTTRALPGMGRSFNVSLSATF; encoded by the coding sequence ATGATCACGCTTATCAACCGATGCCGCGTGCCGACGTGGGCGTGGGGCATTGCTGCGGTGTGCGCGGCCTCCACCATCTCCGCTGCGCTGGCGCAAACAGCGGCTGCGCAGGTCAGCGCCAGCAAGAGCAACACGGCCTCTGGCAGTGCCGTTGTCACACTGCCCCGGCTGGATATCTCAACGGATGAGGAAGAGGAAACCTCCCTCTCCGATGCCCCACTGACAGCGTCCTCGCCCGATGCCAGCTCACAGCGCATGTCCCGGCTTTCCAGCCCGGATGTGTCCTCGCTGTTCCGTAACCAGCCGGGGTTCAGTTCCTATGGCGGCGGGCGGCTGGCCAACCTGCCCGTGCTGAACGGCATGGCGGATGATCGCGTCGCCACTATTGTGGATGGCGTGCGCATCTCTCCCGCCTGCCCCAACCACATGAACCCCACCCTCTCTTACATTGATCCAGACAGCGTGCAGACTGCCACCAGCATTGCGGGCCTGACCCCTGTCAGCAGCGGGGGCGACAGTCTGGGCGGCACCATTGATGTGGAACGGGCAGACCCACGCTTTGCCCGCAAGGGCAAAATTCTTGTGACAGGCCGGGTGCGCGGCACCTACCGCAGCAATGGCGGGGCCTACGGGGCTTCTGGTTCTGTCACAGTTGCCAATCATCTGCTCAGCATCAGCTATACGGGTTCTTATGATCAGTCCGGCAATTATCGGGGGGGGGCGGGCATGGGCACCGTGCACTCCACCAATTACCTGACCTATAATCACGCCGTAACGGTGGGCTTGCACAAGGACAACCATCTGGTGGCCATTACCGTGGGGCAGCAGGACACCCCGCGTGAGGGCTTTGCCAACCAGTATATGGACATGACCAACAACCGCTCCACTTTTGTAAACGGCAAATATACTGGCTCGTTTGACTGGGGCACGTTTGAAGCCCGCGGCTACTGGCAGCGCATTACCCACGCCATGAACATGCTGGCGGACAAGGGCGGCCATTCAGCCACCACCGGCATGCCCATGAACAATGACTCCCGTCTGGCGGGTTATTCGCTCAAGGCCACCATTCCGCTAGGGCATTTTCATACCCTCAAGCTGGGCAGCGGGTTTGACCATGTGGGACTGAATGACTGGTGGCCACCGCTGCAAGGCAGCATGATGATGGGGCCGGACACCTACCACAACATCAATAACGGCCACCGCGACCGGCTGGGCCACTATGCCGAGTGGGAAGCCCACTGGACGCCGCGCGTTTCTACCCTGCTGGGGTTCCGCAATGATCTGATCATGATGAACACGGGAGCCGTGGCTCCCTATTCATGGACAGGCATGATGAACATCAAGGATGCCATGGCTGCCCGCGCCTTCAACGCCCACAACCGGGGGCGGACGGATGTGAATTTTGATGTCACCGCCATGGCTCGCTGGAAGGTAACAGACAGCTTTACGCTGGAAGGCGGCTACGCCCGTAAATCCCGCGCGCCCAACCTGTATGAACGCTATGCGTGGGGCCGTGGCACCATGTCTTCCAGCATGATCGGCTGGTTTGGCGATGGCAACGGCTATGTGGGCAACATGGATCTGAAGTCAGAAATCGCCAACACGGCCAGCGTGACGCTGGACTGGCATGACCCCACTGCCGCCAACCGCTGGGGTCTGACGGTCCAGCCCTATTACAGTTACGTGCACAATTACATCAACGTGGTACAGTTGAGCACTTTCTCCAACGGGCACCATTTGCTGCAATTTGCCAATCACAATGCCCAGACCTACGGCATTAACGCATCCGGCCATTACACGCTGTGGGACACAGCAAAATATGGCAAGGGTGAAGTCACCGGCGTCCTCAACTGGGTGCGTGGACAGGATGAGGTCACACATTCCGGCCTGTACCACATGATGCCGCTTAACGGCACGGTGGCTGTACATGAAACAGTGGGCCATTGGACCGGTCGGGTGGAGATGAACTTTGTCAAACCCAAGGACACCGTGGACTGGCTGCGCGGCGAACCCCGCACCGCAGGCTATGCCCTGCTGAACCTTGGCGGCAGCTACACTTGGAAGATGCTGACGCTGGATGCCGGAATTGATAACGTGCTCAACCAGCCTTACTACTTGCCGCTGGGTGGTCTCTCTCTTGGTGATACACGTTATATCGGCACCACCCGCGCCTTGCCGGGCATGGGCCGTTCATTCAACGTGAGCCTTTCCGCCACGTTCTGA
- a CDS encoding TonB family protein, protein MKPHGRLGQDDDALTPDVRARLEGGVFSARQSRTSRVWHLALLAAVVGHGVITACLLVTFHPWHPSKAPGQKAVEMVFESPVSKPVSAANLTSVTPPQELVPTPEQVEPLSVPPTANLFYATQSSEITPPDEALASSLGAPPMPADTPPVPRMTNIFPPVATQRAAPAHEHRPSAHSSQISMPRKAAVPSTPKTSLTSHSPKVATPPVSTSARTAASQIQLAPAAQNSAAAQPAAASVAHVANGSGARTLTCSPPQTHYPPMARHLHEEGEGVVEITLAADGAITTTRLVQSTGYDDLDAQALAAARGLHCAAPASTPMVGRIPVGFHIR, encoded by the coding sequence GTGAAACCGCACGGCAGACTAGGGCAGGATGACGATGCACTAACGCCAGACGTGCGTGCACGGTTAGAGGGGGGCGTATTTTCTGCTCGACAGAGCCGGACTAGCCGGGTGTGGCATCTGGCTCTTCTGGCAGCAGTAGTCGGGCACGGGGTAATTACAGCCTGCCTGCTAGTGACATTTCATCCATGGCATCCGTCGAAAGCACCGGGGCAGAAAGCTGTAGAGATGGTGTTTGAATCTCCTGTCAGCAAGCCCGTCAGCGCTGCGAACCTCACTTCTGTAACCCCGCCTCAGGAACTGGTTCCTACTCCTGAGCAGGTAGAACCACTCAGTGTGCCTCCTACGGCTAATCTCTTTTATGCCACTCAGTCCTCTGAGATAACACCGCCAGACGAGGCGCTTGCTTCCTCGCTGGGAGCGCCTCCCATGCCAGCGGATACACCACCCGTGCCGCGCATGACAAATATCTTTCCGCCTGTTGCCACACAGCGGGCCGCTCCAGCACATGAGCATCGGCCTTCAGCTCACTCTTCTCAAATATCCATGCCTCGCAAGGCGGCAGTACCATCTACACCCAAGACGAGTTTGACTTCGCATTCTCCGAAGGTGGCGACACCTCCTGTTTCCACTTCTGCTCGTACTGCGGCCAGTCAAATTCAGTTGGCTCCTGCAGCACAGAACTCTGCTGCTGCGCAACCAGCGGCGGCATCGGTGGCTCATGTAGCCAACGGGAGCGGGGCACGCACGCTTACTTGCTCCCCACCGCAGACGCATTATCCTCCCATGGCCCGGCATCTGCACGAAGAAGGAGAAGGCGTGGTAGAGATCACTTTGGCAGCAGACGGAGCCATTACTACAACCCGACTGGTGCAGAGTACTGGCTATGATGATCTGGATGCACAGGCACTGGCTGCTGCTCGTGGGTTGCACTGTGCCGCACCGGCTTCAACACCTATGGTAGGGCGAATTCCGGTCGGATTTCATATTCGTTAG
- a CDS encoding IS5 family transposase (programmed frameshift) — MQSVFSDTAWSVWEPLIEAVRPKGKTPPKNLRRTISAIFWRHQNGAKWRAIPDEFGPWWIAAQLFIRWSKLGVWQRLFEKVKDRDQALGMVFLDGTTIRAHHKAAGAAKKGGYSGRRRDREALGRSRGGFGTKVCVAADGHGRALSFTLSPGQAHELPSAYSLLDDLPYPPTYVVCDRGYASHKFREYLWDRGVRPVIPPRKNDPEVACPKWAYRHRHLVKNLWARLKEWRAVATRYEKTAASFFSVILIAATADYIKT, encoded by the exons ATGCAGTCTGTCTTTTCCGATACCGCATGGTCCGTCTGGGAGCCTTTGATCGAGGCAGTCCGCCCGAAGGGCAAGACCCCGCCGAAGAACCTTCGACGGACGATATCCGCGATTTTCTGGCGCCATCAGAACGGCGCGAAATGGCGCGCCATACCAGATGAGTTTGGTCCCTGGTGGATTGCCGCACAGTTGTTCATTCGCTGGTCGAAGCTCGGTGTGTGGCAGCGCCTATTTGAAAAGGTCAAAGACCGGGATCAGGCCCTCGGCATGGTTTTTCTCGATGGCACGACGATCCGTGCCCATCACAAGGCGGCCGGGGCCGCCAAAAAAG GAGGATACAGTGGACGCCGCAGAGATCGTGAGGCGCTTGGCCGCTCACGTGGAGGCTTTGGCACCAAGGTTTGCGTAGCTGCGGATGGACATGGCAGGGCACTGTCTTTCACGCTTTCACCCGGACAGGCACATGAACTGCCATCCGCTTATTCCTTGCTCGACGATCTGCCGTACCCACCGACCTATGTCGTCTGTGATCGTGGATATGCCTCGCATAAATTCCGTGAATATCTCTGGGACCGGGGAGTTCGTCCTGTCATTCCGCCAAGGAAGAATGATCCGGAAGTCGCCTGTCCCAAATGGGCTTACAGACACCGGCATCTGGTCAAAAACCTGTGGGCAAGACTCAAGGAGTGGCGGGCTGTTGCGACCCGATATGAGAAGACCGCTGCATCTTTTTTCTCCGTCATCCTCATCGCTGCTACAGCAGACTATATCAAGACCTAA